CATAGTCCCTGAATGGTTTTCTTGTATGCCCCTCAAAGCAGAATGAGCAGAAGCATGGACACCCCTGCGTTATCTGGAGTTTTACCATATTTTCAATATCGGTATTCAGTATAGGGTATTCGGTGATAATATACGGGGCGTGCGGCTTTTTGGGAGAAGAAACACTAATGTTATCCGGGATTGGAAGCCTGATATCAAAAAATCCTTTTACTTCAGCTTCAAGGCGGCGCAGTACCAGCATCTTTGGTTTTTCTTTGCTGTCATTCACGATAGCCGCAATTTTCCCGACAGCATCTTCGCCTTCCCCGAAAAACAGCGCATCAATAAAAGAATCACCTTCCGGCGATATTGCACATTGGGCCATAAGTGCATTTGAGCCGCCCATAATTACGATGGGGCGAAGCGTTTGTCTTTGTGATTTCAGGGCCGGGATCCCGGTATTTGAAAAGAGGTATGGCAGATTGAATAATTCCAGGGTGAAAGAGTTTGATATCAGGACAAGGTCAAAATCATTTACTGGATGGAGAGACTGGATGCCCAGGAAAAATGGTATTTTGTTATCATTGAAAAACCGGATATTCTTTGGATCTGGAAAAAAAGCATAATCAATATATGCCGACGGTAGTGTTCTCCTTATTTCCTGGAAAAGAAAATGATGCGTTATGGACTCCCTGATATTTTGGACAGGAGAGAGGCGGATGATCAATACCCGCAGCCGGGCATTCTCGAACTCTGGATTATCGAATGTGGGATTTATCCGGGGAAAAAAGATACGGTATCCCTCAATCTTATAAAAATTCTTTAATATAACCTCGGAATGATCAATCATATCTGCTGTTAATTCTCGTGCCCAAATTCTAAACCTCTATTAGCCTTCATGGACATAATGCCTTTTACAGAATAATCATTTTTAATAGTTTTACAAGAATATCATCACATTTAATAAAATTGTCATCATGATATTATTAATTCAAAGAGTAAGATTTATTAATGAGTTTTTTCATAATAGTATTCAGTGAAGCATTTGGTTCGAGAAACAATTTTCTTCAAAAATAATCCAACTGGATTTTGTATAATTTATTTTTAATAATATTTACTAAAGATACTAGATAGTTATGATAATTTTTAATAATAAGGAGGAGGAATCTTGAAGTATTGTGTTGATTGCAGACACTTCTCAACAAAAGTAAAAGGAAGCAACAGGGAGCAATACGATGGTTCTTGCACCAGGATGAAAAAAAATGTGTATGAAACAAATCTTGGATGCAAAGAATTCAATGAAGAACGCGTTTAGGCATAATTGAATCAGCTTCTGGCTATTGGTGTTTTTTTATTTACATATGCACTGATAGTCCTGAAGCCAAAAAAGATCAATGAAGCCCACGCTGCTTTAATTGGTGCGATCCTTGCTGTAACATTCCTTCTCAAACCTCACCAGGTACTTGAAGCTCTTGGTATTTCGACACAGGAAATGCCAGTGCCTCTTGTTACAACATGGAACGTGGTTATAATTCTTATAACCCTGATGATAATATCAAGTCTTCTTGACGATTATGGGTTCTTTGCGTATTGCGCAAGGAAAGCGATACATGCGTCAGGGAACAGCGGGCACAGGTTATTTTTATATACGTATCTTGTAGTATCATCAATAGCCCTTTTTGCCGGAAATGATGTTGTCATCCTGACTACTACTCCCATTATCCTGATTTTCTGCAAAAATGCCGGGATAAATCCCAAACCATATATGTATGCATCTTTTTTTGCTGCAAATACGTTTTCAATACCGCTCTATATCGGAAATCTTACAAATATCCTGATAGGGGATAGTTTCGGGCTTGATTATTTCGGATTTACCGGATATATGTTCCTTCCCACCATCGCAGCAGCTTTAATAAATTATCATTTGCTGAAATATATCTTCAGGAAACAGATACCGCCTGGTTTTATCCCGAAAGATGATTCCGAAGTTGTCATAAAAAATAAACCTGTTGTAACTCTTGGACTTGCAGTATTGCTTGGAGTCATCATTTTTGGAGGTATAGCTAATTATTATAAAGTGCCAATATCCTTTGTGACATTAAGCGGGGCTTTAATCCTGCTGGTTTCCGAGAGAAGAATTGTACACCGGCTGCACAGGATATCATGGAATGTCGTGATCTTTGTTATCGGGCTTTTCATCGTAGTAAAGAGCCTGGATGCAAGCGGGGTAAATAGCAAAATAGGCGAAATGGTTTTTGCAGGGTTGAGCGATAATATTTTCATTGCAATTTATTCCATGTCGCTTTTATCTGCTTTAATGTGTAATTTTGTAAATAATATTCCCATGACAGCCATGATGCTTTCAATAATCCAGCAGGCAAACCTGCCCCCATCAATGGATACAGCAATGGGTTATTCGCTTGTTATCGGTTCAAACCTTGGCGCCAATTTTACCACATTCGGGGCGCTTGCCGGCATACTCTGGGTCGAAAGCGCACGCAGGTATGGATGGAATACTACAATTACTGACCTTCTTAAGATCGGATTATTCGTTACTCCTGTTGCCATACTGGGAGCAAGTATAGTGCTTGCGATCGAGCTATCCTTGTGAATCCTGATTTTTTAACTTCTTGAATCAATATTTTTAATTTCTCGAATCGATACATCCTATTTCCGGATAACAGTAGATATATATCTCTTTGAGTAGTACTCAAACCCCAGTTCAGGTGATATTATGGATTTTATAGTCAAAGGAAATTTCAAAGCAGGACAAAAATGGGAACAATTTACAAAAAGGATAACAACATTAAACAAGAGCCTGGCATTAGAAAAGACATTTTCCCTTCTTGGAAGCGAGCACAGGTTAAGACGCAGCTTAATTAAGATAAATTCAGTAGATGAGGCTAAAAAATGAGTGGTGTATTGAACCAGCAGCAGTTAGCAGAATTATCAGAAAAGCACCAGGTCTACCAGTACCAGGCGGAATCCATTGCACAGCAGATAAATATGGTTAAATTGACAATCAAGGATGTGGAGACCGCATTGATCACAATTACCGCTTTAAAAGACGAACCATCGGGAATAGAAACACTTGTGCCCATCGGTTTTGGTTCTTTCGTGAAGGCGAACCTGGTAGATACTGATACTATTGTTGTTGGAATCGGGGCGGGAGTGAGCATTGAAAAAAAAATAGACGATGCAAAATCATTCCTTGAAAAAAGGAAAGATGAACTTACAAAATATCATGAGCAGCTGAACACCACAATAGCAAAGATCGGCCAGGAAATTCAAAATATCGAGAAAATCGTCCAGAAGCACCAGCAATCCCAGCAGCAGCCCATGCGCGCTGAATAATTTCACATGTTTGATAAACTAAAAGAAAAACTTGGCGGTTTTAAGAAAGCACTTGGCACGGTTTTAGAAACAAAAGAAAAAGAAGCCATAAAAACAGAACCTTCAAAGATCGAGACTGTAAAGGTTGAAACAGTTAAGCCAGGGACCAAAGCCGATATTAAAAAAGACACTAAAACTGACGTTAAAACAGACATTAGTACCCAGGTCACAAGTCCGCAAGCTGAGGAGACCAGGAAAACTCCTGAACCTGCGATTCCGCCGAAGGCTCCTGAAAAATTCGGTATATTCGATAAGATAAAAGCAGCGGTTTTTGAACAGGAGTTCATAATAGAAGAAGGCAGCGTAAAAGACATTCTCTGGGAGCTTGAGATGGCGCTTCTTGAGAGCGATGTAGCTCTTCCTGTTGCTGAAAACATAGTTGAATCGGTAAAATCGGATCTTGTTGGGACAAGGAGAAAAATCGGCTCTGATACAGGTAAGATCGTTGAAGACGCACTCAG
This is a stretch of genomic DNA from Candidatus Methanoperedens sp.. It encodes these proteins:
- a CDS encoding arsenic transporter; this translates as MNQLLAIGVFLFTYALIVLKPKKINEAHAALIGAILAVTFLLKPHQVLEALGISTQEMPVPLVTTWNVVIILITLMIISSLLDDYGFFAYCARKAIHASGNSGHRLFLYTYLVVSSIALFAGNDVVILTTTPIILIFCKNAGINPKPYMYASFFAANTFSIPLYIGNLTNILIGDSFGLDYFGFTGYMFLPTIAAALINYHLLKYIFRKQIPPGFIPKDDSEVVIKNKPVVTLGLAVLLGVIIFGGIANYYKVPISFVTLSGALILLVSERRIVHRLHRISWNVVIFVIGLFIVVKSLDASGVNSKIGEMVFAGLSDNIFIAIYSMSLLSALMCNFVNNIPMTAMMLSIIQQANLPPSMDTAMGYSLVIGSNLGANFTTFGALAGILWVESARRYGWNTTITDLLKIGLFVTPVAILGASIVLAIELSL
- a CDS encoding 50S ribosomal protein L18a, with amino-acid sequence MDFIVKGNFKAGQKWEQFTKRITTLNKSLALEKTFSLLGSEHRLRRSLIKINSVDEAKK
- a CDS encoding prefoldin subunit alpha, with product MSGVLNQQQLAELSEKHQVYQYQAESIAQQINMVKLTIKDVETALITITALKDEPSGIETLVPIGFGSFVKANLVDTDTIVVGIGAGVSIEKKIDDAKSFLEKRKDELTKYHEQLNTTIAKIGQEIQNIEKIVQKHQQSQQQPMRAE